TCGGCGCAACCGACCAGAGCCGGTCGCCCAGCCGCTGCGCGATGATGCGGGTGAAATCGCCAAACCACTGCGCCACGTCGCGGTTGCGCCAGCCGCCCAGATCGGAGAGCGCCGCGGGCAGTTCCCAATGGTACAGCGTCAGCGCCGGTTTCAGCCCGCGTTCCAGCATCCCATCGACCAGACGGTCGTAGAAATCGAGCCCTTCGGGGTTCACCGCGCCGCGGCCCTCGGGCAGGACGCGGGCCCAGGAGGTGGAAAAGCGATAGGACTCAAACCCCGCCGCCGCCACAAGGTCAAGATCCTCGGCCCAGCGGTGATAGTGATCACAGGCGCGGGCGCCGGTTTCCGCCCCCTTCACATTGCCCGGCGTTGCGGCGAATGTGTCCCAATGCGTCGGGCCTGCGCCGCCGAAGCCATGCCCCTCGATCTGATACGACGAGGTGGCGGCACCGAACAGGAAGCCTTGCGGAAAGGCCTGGCGCGGGGGCAGGGCGGTCATGGATTATCTTTCAGGGACAAAGGGTTGCGGGCCGGTCCTGTGGAGGCGCCGACGACGAGGACGGCCTCGAGCAGCTCCGAGGCGGGCTCGGTCGGGGGCGCCTCGATCATCCGCAGAAGCATCGCGGCGCAGCGCCGCCCGGCCTCGCGCACCGAAGAGCGGGTGGCGGTGAAGATCGGCTCCTCGGCGCCGTTTCGCAGATAGCCCAGCTCGTCGTCATGGGTGACGATCGAGACATCGCGGCCCATCACCAGGCCTTCCTCCCACAGTGCACGCCTCACCCCCATCGCCGAGAGCAGCGAGGAGGTCAGGAAAGCCGTGGGCCGGTCGGCGCGGCGCAGCATGGCGCGGGCGGCATCATGGCCCTGCGCCTCGGTCATCTCGCCCGCCACCATCAGGGCGGGATCGGGGGTCAGATCGGCCGCGGCCAGCGCGCGCTCGAACCCGCGGCGGCGGCGCAGCGCGAAATCCATCGTCTCGATCCCGTTCACCAGCGCGATGCGGCGGTGCCCAAGGTCGAGCAGGAACCGCGTCGCCCGTTCAAAGGCGCGGGAATTGTTCACGTCGACAAAGGCATAGGGGCGGCTGATGCCGGAGGCGCGGCCATGCACGACAAAGGGCAGGCCCAGATCTTCAAGCAGCGCGATCCGCGCATCGCCCGCCCGCGGCCCGTGCAGGATGATGCCATCGACATTGCCCTTGGAGCGGATCTCGCGGTAGGCGCGGTCCTGATCGGCGTCGGGCACGATGGTCAGAACCATGTCATAGCCCGCCCGGGCATAGACCTCGCCGGCGCCGGCGATGAAATCGGCAAAGACCGGATTGACGATCTCGTGCTGGGTCGAAATCGGGATCACATG
This DNA window, taken from Rhodobacter capsulatus SB 1003, encodes the following:
- a CDS encoding LacI family DNA-binding transcriptional regulator; the encoded protein is MNLKDLAQHLGLSPTTVSRALNGFPEVAEATRARVEAAARQYNYRPNTQAKRLATGRAMAIGHVIPISTQHEIVNPVFADFIAGAGEVYARAGYDMVLTIVPDADQDRAYREIRSKGNVDGIILHGPRAGDARIALLEDLGLPFVVHGRASGISRPYAFVDVNNSRAFERATRFLLDLGHRRIALVNGIETMDFALRRRRGFERALAAADLTPDPALMVAGEMTEAQGHDAARAMLRRADRPTAFLTSSLLSAMGVRRALWEEGLVMGRDVSIVTHDDELGYLRNGAEEPIFTATRSSVREAGRRCAAMLLRMIEAPPTEPASELLEAVLVVGASTGPARNPLSLKDNP